The following are from one region of the Planctomycetaceae bacterium genome:
- a CDS encoding hydantoinase/oxoprolinase family protein → MTSWQFWIDVGGTFTDCIGVSPDGRVVPFKTLSSGLVKGQGRVDAGGTRLIDEDRRADPAGFWNGSRMRIVSGDGRVVSESRITEFAPASGSFKLSEPVTAVGEIRYELDCGLPAPVLAVRWLLNLRPDDDCPPVSVRFGTTRGTNALLTRTGAKTALITTRGFADVPLIGNQTRPDLFDLNIRKPRPLFAQVFEVDERIDANGQVLRSLDEQTESNRLPAAGLSSHRFDSVAICLMNAYRNPLHEEQLEAIVRAMGFTEVSRSTEVSPLIRFVPRCDTTTLDAYLNPVLRTYLQQIQGHLRGSRIQVMTSAGGLVDATAFRGRDCILSGPAGGIVGFAKVAQAEGFDRSIGFDMGGTSTDVARFDGQFEYEHETMKAAVRIMTPVLAIETVAAGGGSICGFDGVRLFVGPDSAGAKPGPACYGSGGPLTVTDLNVLLGRIPVQHFPFPLHVAAIEERLEELLASMNHSRAMTAMTREELAEGLLRIANDNMAHAIRKVSVTKGYHPSDYVLVAFGGAGGQHACSVARRLGIRRVLIHSFAGILSAWGMGQADVRRIRQCSVLKTLSGGLLSELQPLFEQLEAEGRAEVAEQGIAAGQIVKPQRRCNLRYSGTDSTLTVAVEHSATDADIREEFEGTPAAIRISQEGTVD, encoded by the coding sequence ATGACCAGTTGGCAGTTCTGGATTGATGTCGGCGGCACATTCACCGACTGCATCGGCGTGTCGCCGGACGGACGCGTCGTGCCGTTTAAGACGCTGAGTTCCGGCCTGGTGAAGGGGCAGGGCCGCGTCGATGCGGGCGGCACGCGGCTGATTGATGAAGATCGTCGGGCCGATCCGGCAGGTTTCTGGAACGGTTCCCGCATGCGGATAGTCAGCGGCGACGGGCGAGTCGTCAGCGAATCACGGATCACGGAATTCGCCCCGGCGTCTGGATCGTTCAAACTCAGCGAACCGGTCACGGCGGTCGGCGAAATCCGCTACGAGCTGGATTGTGGCCTTCCTGCGCCGGTGCTGGCGGTTCGCTGGCTGCTGAATCTGCGACCGGACGACGATTGTCCTCCCGTCAGCGTGCGATTCGGAACAACTCGCGGAACGAATGCACTGCTGACGCGCACCGGCGCGAAAACAGCGCTAATCACAACGCGCGGGTTCGCCGACGTCCCTCTGATCGGCAATCAGACGCGGCCGGACCTGTTTGATCTCAACATTCGCAAGCCGCGGCCGCTGTTCGCACAGGTGTTCGAAGTGGACGAACGCATCGACGCGAACGGTCAGGTACTGCGATCGCTCGATGAACAAACGGAATCCAATCGACTTCCAGCGGCGGGGTTGTCGAGTCACCGGTTCGATTCCGTCGCCATCTGTCTGATGAACGCGTATCGCAACCCGCTTCATGAGGAACAACTGGAAGCCATCGTTCGTGCGATGGGATTCACCGAAGTCAGCCGCTCGACCGAAGTGTCGCCGCTGATCCGATTCGTTCCGCGGTGCGACACGACAACTCTGGATGCCTATTTGAATCCAGTCCTGCGAACGTATCTGCAACAGATTCAGGGACATTTGCGAGGAAGCCGCATTCAGGTCATGACATCTGCCGGAGGGCTGGTTGACGCGACGGCGTTTCGCGGCCGCGACTGCATTCTGTCGGGTCCGGCCGGAGGCATTGTCGGGTTCGCAAAGGTGGCTCAGGCGGAGGGCTTTGATCGTTCGATCGGATTCGACATGGGAGGCACCAGCACGGATGTCGCTCGGTTCGACGGACAGTTCGAGTACGAACACGAAACCATGAAAGCCGCGGTTCGCATCATGACTCCGGTGCTGGCGATCGAAACGGTTGCGGCAGGCGGCGGCAGCATCTGCGGATTCGACGGCGTGCGGCTGTTTGTCGGGCCGGACAGCGCCGGCGCGAAGCCAGGTCCGGCGTGCTACGGTTCCGGCGGTCCGCTGACCGTCACGGACCTGAACGTGCTGCTGGGGCGAATTCCCGTGCAGCATTTTCCGTTTCCGCTGCATGTTGCCGCGATTGAAGAACGGCTGGAAGAGTTGCTGGCGTCGATGAATCACAGCCGCGCGATGACGGCGATGACTCGCGAAGAACTGGCCGAAGGATTGCTGCGAATCGCCAACGACAACATGGCTCACGCAATTCGAAAAGTCTCGGTCACGAAGGGCTATCACCCGTCCGACTACGTTTTGGTGGCGTTCGGCGGAGCGGGAGGCCAGCACGCGTGCAGTGTGGCTCGCCGACTGGGGATTCGCCGAGTGCTGATTCATTCGTTCGCGGGAATTCTGAGCGCCTGGGGAATGGGCCAGGCGGATGTTCGCCGCATTCGACAGTGCAGCGTCTTGAAGACGCTAAGCGGCGGTCTGCTGAGTGAGCTGCAACCGCTGTTTGAACAGCTTGAAGCTGAAGGTCGCGCCGAAGTTGCCGAGCAGGGCATTGCCGCCGGTCAGATCGTGAAACCTCAGCGACGCTGCAATCTTCGATATTCCGGCACCGATTCAACGCTCACAGTGGCAGTTGAGCACTCGGCCACGGACGCTGATATCCGTGAGGAATTCGAGGGAACACCGGCGGCTATTCGGATATCTCAGGAAGGAACGGTCGATTGA